A section of the Asticcacaulis sp. EMRT-3 genome encodes:
- a CDS encoding BadF/BadG/BcrA/BcrD ATPase family protein, which translates to MNTSETHPRFFAGVDGGGTKCRVRVRDAAGQLLGEAEGGPANIRLGLNMVWANILTALEKALHQAGEPAPRWEDVAIGLGLAGIADAADVARTLTSGPRFARCQAASDAHTACLGAFSGRDGAILISGTGSAGYGWVSGQAHPVGGWGFEVCDYGSAADLGREAIRMTLQAYDGLAPSSVFTTALLSHFGGHPAGIVHWVTTASPRDYGALAPMIMSHANQNDSVAVALVEKQAQHIGRYIARLVELGAAKVCLVGGMAPVFTPWLSPAARSALAEPEHDALDGAILLARGASNGLEDDVPHQSGPKRTGT; encoded by the coding sequence ATGAACACTTCTGAAACCCACCCGCGCTTTTTTGCCGGAGTCGATGGCGGCGGCACCAAATGCCGGGTGCGGGTGCGCGACGCCGCCGGTCAGCTTCTTGGCGAAGCCGAAGGCGGCCCTGCCAATATCCGCCTTGGCCTCAATATGGTGTGGGCCAATATTCTGACCGCGCTGGAAAAGGCCCTGCATCAGGCAGGCGAGCCTGCGCCGCGCTGGGAGGATGTGGCTATCGGCCTCGGACTGGCCGGGATTGCCGACGCCGCCGATGTGGCGCGCACGCTCACATCAGGGCCGCGCTTTGCCCGCTGCCAGGCGGCGTCTGACGCTCACACGGCCTGCCTCGGTGCGTTTTCGGGGCGCGACGGCGCGATCCTGATCTCCGGCACGGGCAGCGCGGGCTATGGCTGGGTAAGCGGTCAGGCGCATCCGGTCGGCGGCTGGGGTTTTGAGGTCTGCGACTATGGCTCCGCCGCCGATCTGGGCCGCGAAGCCATCCGCATGACCTTGCAGGCCTATGACGGACTGGCGCCTTCCAGCGTCTTCACCACCGCCCTTCTCAGCCATTTTGGCGGCCACCCGGCGGGCATCGTCCATTGGGTGACCACGGCCAGTCCACGCGATTACGGCGCTCTGGCCCCGATGATCATGAGCCACGCCAACCAGAATGACAGCGTGGCCGTGGCGCTGGTCGAAAAACAGGCACAGCATATTGGCCGCTATATTGCCCGGCTCGTCGAACTGGGTGCGGCGAAGGTGTGCCTCGTCGGCGGCATGGCCCCGGTGTTTACGCCCTGGCTGTCACCGGCGGCGCGCAGCGCTCTGGCCGAGCCCGAACATGATGCGCTCGATGGCGCTATCCTGCTGGCCAGGGGGGCTTCCAACGGCCTTGAGGATGATGTGCCGCATCAGTCCGGCCCGAAAAGGACAGGCACATGA
- the nagA gene encoding N-acetylglucosamine-6-phosphate deacetylase, with translation MTSLTFIHARIVTPDGVIEGSLSCAGETITAINGPPAGEIIDAEGGWLLPGFIDTQVNGGGGVLFNDETTVEGIAAIGRAHRAYGTTGFLPTLISDELSVIDSAMRAAEQAIAAGVPGVLGIHIEGPFISKQRKGIHNPEMFRTLDAESKALLKSLKAGRTLVTLAPENCTPEDIADLRAAGVIIAAGHTNATYEITKAALAAGVTGFTHLFNAMSPMLHRAPGVVGAALESQTAFCGLIADGHHVDWPVLAIALRTRPHDRFMLVTDAMPTVGSANKVFVLNGQDIHVENGVCVGPDGTLAGSDLDMATALRNMVTHVGVSVADAALMAASAPAQFLGLGASRGSLVPGQRADLVWLDDKLAVKGTYIGARAREGLAAE, from the coding sequence ATGACAAGCCTTACCTTCATCCATGCGCGCATCGTGACGCCGGACGGCGTGATCGAGGGAAGTTTAAGCTGCGCGGGCGAAACCATTACCGCCATCAACGGCCCGCCCGCCGGCGAGATCATCGATGCCGAAGGCGGCTGGCTGCTGCCGGGCTTCATCGACACCCAGGTCAATGGCGGCGGCGGGGTTTTGTTCAATGACGAAACCACGGTGGAGGGCATTGCCGCCATCGGCCGCGCCCATCGCGCCTATGGCACGACCGGCTTCCTGCCGACCCTGATTTCCGACGAACTGAGCGTGATCGATTCCGCCATGCGCGCCGCCGAACAGGCCATCGCGGCGGGCGTTCCCGGCGTTCTGGGTATCCATATCGAGGGGCCGTTCATCTCGAAACAGCGCAAGGGCATCCATAATCCGGAGATGTTCCGCACGCTCGACGCCGAATCGAAGGCCCTGCTCAAGAGCCTGAAAGCCGGTCGCACGCTGGTGACCTTAGCGCCGGAAAACTGCACGCCGGAGGACATTGCGGACTTACGCGCTGCGGGCGTGATCATCGCGGCGGGCCATACCAATGCCACCTATGAGATCACAAAAGCGGCGCTTGCGGCGGGCGTCACCGGCTTCACCCACCTGTTCAACGCCATGTCGCCCATGCTGCACCGCGCGCCCGGCGTGGTGGGAGCGGCGCTGGAAAGCCAGACGGCCTTTTGCGGCCTGATCGCCGATGGTCACCATGTGGACTGGCCGGTGCTGGCCATCGCGCTGCGCACCCGCCCGCACGACCGCTTCATGCTGGTCACCGACGCCATGCCGACGGTCGGCTCGGCGAATAAGGTGTTTGTGCTCAATGGTCAGGACATCCACGTCGAAAACGGCGTCTGCGTTGGCCCCGATGGCACGCTGGCCGGCTCCGATCTCGATATGGCCACGGCCCTGCGCAATATGGTGACGCATGTCGGCGTCAGCGTGGCCGATGCGGCCCTGATGGCGGCTTCGGCCCCGGCGCAGTTTCTGGGCCTGGGCGCATCGCGCGGGTCACTCGTGCCCGGTCAACGCGCCGATCTGGTCTGGCTGGATGACAAACTGGCCGTCAAAGGCACCTATATCGGTGCGCGCGCCAGAGAAGGTCTGGCGGCGGAATAA
- a CDS encoding TonB-dependent receptor plug domain-containing protein — MKFKRHILMTSAAASLALSLSMGLAATAAQAQDAAAKPASSTEDSTTIIVTGIRKSLQTSLRQKRNSDRVEEVITAEDIGKFPDKNVADSLSRATGVNVVTGTAAGGGFGENEHISIRGTDPNLNLTLLDGHNMATGDWFVLDQQGGGRAFNYTMLPSEVVGTIQVIKSSSADLPEGGMGGTVDVHVRQPLDLPANTAAFSVEALYATRPDKTTPQVSGMYSWKNNSHTFGILVGAYYEQRDFRRDGQEILGYGAQTNFAGSGQTVQVPSLIGSAYFTQQRTREGVNFASQWKPSDTFELDFSGLYTHLKADNENHNFMMWGSKLQTVTPSSYTTATNPADGLTYLTSADRPHLGGLSQQPV, encoded by the coding sequence ATGAAGTTCAAACGCCATATTCTCATGACAAGCGCTGCGGCCAGCCTGGCCCTGAGCCTGTCGATGGGTCTGGCCGCCACGGCGGCGCAGGCTCAGGACGCTGCCGCTAAACCAGCGTCCAGCACGGAGGATTCGACCACGATCATCGTGACCGGCATCCGCAAATCGCTTCAGACATCGCTTCGGCAAAAGCGCAATTCCGACCGCGTTGAAGAAGTGATCACCGCCGAGGACATCGGCAAGTTCCCCGACAAGAACGTGGCCGACTCTTTGTCGCGCGCTACGGGCGTCAATGTCGTCACCGGTACAGCGGCGGGCGGTGGCTTCGGTGAAAACGAGCATATTTCGATCCGCGGCACCGATCCCAACCTCAACCTGACCCTGCTCGACGGTCACAATATGGCGACCGGCGACTGGTTTGTTCTCGATCAGCAAGGCGGCGGGCGCGCCTTCAACTACACCATGCTGCCCTCCGAAGTGGTCGGCACGATTCAGGTGATCAAGTCGTCCTCGGCTGACCTGCCCGAAGGCGGCATGGGCGGCACGGTCGATGTGCATGTGCGCCAGCCGCTCGACCTGCCTGCCAATACGGCGGCCTTCTCGGTCGAGGCCCTTTATGCGACGCGCCCTGACAAGACCACGCCCCAGGTTTCGGGCATGTATTCGTGGAAGAATAACAGCCACACCTTCGGCATTCTGGTCGGCGCCTATTATGAGCAGCGTGATTTCCGCCGCGATGGCCAGGAAATCCTCGGTTACGGCGCCCAGACGAATTTTGCCGGTTCGGGCCAGACCGTGCAGGTGCCGTCTTTGATCGGTTCGGCCTATTTCACCCAGCAGCGCACCCGCGAAGGCGTGAACTTCGCCTCGCAATGGAAGCCTTCCGATACGTTCGAGCTGGATTTTTCCGGCCTCTATACGCACCTGAAAGCGGATAACGAAAACCACAATTTCATGATGTGGGGATCGAAGCTGCAAACAGTGACGCCCAGCAGCTATACGACCGCCACGAACCCGGCGGACGGCCTGACCTATCTGACCTCAGCCGACCGACCGCACCTCGGCGGCCTATCTCAACAACCAGTATAG
- a CDS encoding DUF465 domain-containing protein codes for MHDDSNIRSLRGKDGLHLVEKAEGDMERRVAGRSEGDATRLELVPDEVISQPDDLDPSVRELPISAELVKLRSEWALLRQEHKDLDESINALTIVPQPDQILIARLKRKKLFLRDQIAKIEDKIRPDIIA; via the coding sequence ATGCACGATGACAGCAATATCCGTAGCTTGCGTGGCAAGGATGGTTTGCATCTGGTCGAAAAGGCCGAAGGCGATATGGAGCGCCGCGTGGCGGGCCGCAGCGAAGGCGATGCCACCCGGCTGGAACTGGTGCCGGACGAGGTGATCAGCCAGCCCGACGACCTCGATCCTTCGGTACGCGAACTGCCGATCAGCGCCGAACTGGTCAAGCTTCGCTCTGAATGGGCCCTGCTGCGTCAGGAGCACAAGGATCTCGATGAGTCGATCAACGCCCTGACCATTGTGCCGCAGCCCGACCAGATCCTCATCGCCCGCCTCAAGCGCAAGAAGCTTTTCCTGCGCGACCAGATCGCCAAGATCGAAGATAAGATACGCCCCGATATTATCGCATAA
- a CDS encoding copper homeostasis protein CutC, whose product MTALLEICVDSVAGLHAACQNGADRIELCAALSEGGLTPSYGLMKLAAAADLPIRAMIRPRGGDFTYHNDELRLMLDDVSAAAHCRLAGVVFGANLVSGALDEAVLGELSVHARSLMLEVALHRSFDLTPDPLAALETVIRLGFSTILTSGGAGPAVEGTHMLKKLVQRAGGRIEILAGGGVSADNADALLATGVTALHASCGAALPTREDRATQLGYVTPGQRDTDPVRVRALRDRMNLWNEEAA is encoded by the coding sequence ATGACGGCGCTTCTCGAAATCTGCGTCGATAGCGTGGCGGGCCTTCACGCCGCCTGCCAGAACGGGGCCGACCGCATCGAACTGTGCGCGGCCTTGAGCGAAGGCGGGCTGACACCGTCTTACGGCTTGATGAAGCTGGCCGCTGCGGCTGACCTGCCCATCCGCGCCATGATCCGTCCGCGCGGCGGCGACTTCACCTATCATAATGATGAACTGCGCCTGATGCTGGATGACGTTTCCGCCGCCGCCCATTGCCGACTGGCGGGCGTGGTGTTCGGGGCCAATCTGGTATCCGGTGCGCTCGATGAGGCCGTACTCGGCGAACTGTCCGTCCATGCCCGCAGCCTGATGCTGGAGGTGGCGCTGCACCGCAGCTTCGACCTGACGCCCGATCCGCTGGCGGCGCTGGAAACCGTTATCCGGCTGGGTTTCAGCACCATCCTGACCTCTGGCGGGGCAGGCCCGGCTGTCGAAGGCACGCATATGCTGAAAAAGCTGGTGCAGCGCGCCGGGGGCCGTATCGAAATCCTGGCGGGCGGCGGCGTCAGCGCCGACAATGCCGATGCCCTGCTGGCCACCGGCGTCACCGCGCTCCATGCCTCGTGCGGTGCAGCCCTGCCCACGCGCGAGGATCGCGCCACACAGCTCGGCTATGTCACGCCCGGCCAGCGTGACACCGATCCCGTCCGTGTGCGCGCCTTGCGCGACCGGATGAACCTTTGGAATGAGGAGGCTGCATGA
- a CDS encoding sulfotransferase — MPQSLHPLVLKGRQAFQAGDHAGALSLCSMRLNEAPEDLLALELKAVILQARGDLKGAEAVMRQAIACDPACDWAHNDLTRLLHATGQTAAAEQAARAAVIACPDDPQAHMQLGVLFGERDDLAAAEWHNRRALELAGPHAQILIHLGLNLYHQGKVDEALDALLRAHALEPKSAIIMAHVSRCFEACRDMADAYQWLERAEAIARTTGEDFTLLRALYLANGDQPQAALDLIDAAKTPLAGPAQLDRARLLDKLGRHDEAWQAFVSAKTKLASEMRLGYDAAAVQAEFDGLKRVFTHDTLMRLPKATQRKDVAQPVFILGFPRSGTTLIEQMLSAHPDVAAGGELRFAHAWQEMIRANLPGDQPFPDKITQTLAADLRHFPGLMRDDYLNRASISGLSTGVRFFTDKMPLNDVYLPLIRIAFPQAAVLRMVRHPLDVLLSMLSHNLTHGYEAAYSPDTIADHMLAMHALNRHYDEALETPVITVRYEDFVADQRGHTLRILGQLDLGFHEACLRFHENRRHAPTPSYAQVTRPLNNRSIGRWKPYRRHLEPLIDRLAPLIEELGYRA; from the coding sequence TTGCCTCAGTCTCTCCACCCCCTCGTCCTGAAAGGACGGCAGGCGTTTCAGGCCGGTGACCACGCCGGCGCCTTAAGCCTGTGCAGTATGCGCCTCAATGAGGCCCCCGAAGACCTGCTGGCCCTCGAACTGAAGGCGGTGATCCTGCAAGCACGCGGCGACCTGAAGGGGGCTGAAGCCGTCATGCGTCAGGCCATCGCCTGCGATCCGGCCTGCGACTGGGCGCATAATGACCTGACCCGCCTTTTGCACGCAACCGGCCAGACGGCGGCGGCGGAGCAGGCGGCGCGGGCGGCGGTCATCGCCTGTCCGGACGACCCGCAGGCCCATATGCAGCTCGGCGTCCTCTTTGGCGAGCGCGACGATCTGGCCGCCGCCGAATGGCATAACCGCCGCGCCCTCGAACTGGCCGGGCCGCACGCGCAGATCCTGATCCATCTTGGTCTCAACCTCTATCATCAGGGCAAGGTCGATGAAGCGCTCGATGCCCTGCTGCGCGCCCATGCGCTGGAGCCGAAATCAGCCATCATTATGGCGCATGTCTCGCGCTGTTTCGAGGCGTGCCGCGACATGGCCGACGCCTATCAGTGGCTCGAACGCGCCGAGGCCATCGCCCGCACCACCGGCGAGGATTTCACGCTTTTGCGCGCCCTCTATCTGGCCAATGGCGATCAGCCGCAGGCGGCGCTCGACCTGATCGATGCCGCCAAAACGCCGCTGGCGGGCCCGGCCCAGCTCGACCGCGCCCGCCTGCTCGACAAGCTGGGCCGCCACGATGAAGCCTGGCAGGCTTTTGTCAGCGCCAAGACGAAGCTGGCCTCTGAGATGCGGCTTGGTTATGACGCGGCGGCGGTGCAGGCGGAATTTGACGGGCTGAAGCGGGTCTTCACACACGACACCCTGATGCGCCTGCCGAAAGCCACCCAACGCAAGGATGTGGCCCAGCCCGTCTTCATCCTCGGGTTCCCGCGTTCGGGCACCACCCTGATCGAGCAGATGCTGAGCGCTCATCCCGATGTGGCGGCGGGTGGCGAACTGCGCTTTGCCCATGCCTGGCAGGAGATGATCCGCGCCAACCTGCCCGGTGATCAGCCATTTCCCGACAAGATCACCCAAACCCTGGCTGCCGATCTGCGTCATTTCCCCGGCCTGATGCGCGACGACTATCTCAACCGCGCCAGCATCAGCGGCCTCAGCACGGGCGTGCGCTTTTTTACCGACAAGATGCCGCTCAATGACGTCTATCTGCCGCTGATCCGCATCGCCTTTCCTCAGGCCGCCGTGCTGCGCATGGTGCGCCATCCGCTCGATGTGCTGTTGTCGATGCTGTCGCACAACCTGACCCACGGCTATGAGGCGGCCTACAGCCCCGATACCATCGCCGACCACATGCTGGCCATGCACGCCCTCAACCGCCACTATGACGAGGCGCTGGAAACGCCGGTCATCACCGTGCGTTATGAGGATTTCGTCGCCGACCAGCGCGGCCATACCTTACGCATATTAGGCCAGCTCGATCTCGGCTTCCATGAGGCCTGTTTGCGCTTCCATGAGAACCGCCGCCACGCCCCCACACCGTCTTACGCGCAGGTGACAAGACCGCTCAATAACCGCTCCATCGGGCGCTGGAAACCCTATCGCCGCCACCTCGAACCGCTGATCGACAGGCTGGCGCCGCTGATCGAAGAGTTGGGCTATCGTGCATAA
- a CDS encoding SIS domain-containing protein — MPSPILAPARPDQTLMFSEASEGGAAVERFLTHNRDALARLAMHLKASPPASVTTVARGSSDHAATYGKYLIETLTGVPTSTAAMSISSIYAAPVAKGDTLCIAISQSGRSPDLLATVEAHRKAGAYVVALVNDEKSPLAALADTLLPLKAGAEKSVAATKSYIASLAGLAAIAAAWAGDEALTEALYGLPDKLKQAFDLDWSAAIPALSGARNLFVIGRGYGYAVAQEAALKLKETCALHAESFSSAEVRHGPMAIVGEGFPVLALATSDAAGDGVRDVAAEFAERGAHVLLANAEGAIPGTVHLPALIAHPALEPILLIQSFYRLANSLSLTRGLDPDSPPHLNKVTKTV, encoded by the coding sequence ATGCCCTCCCCGATCCTCGCTCCCGCCCGGCCTGACCAGACCCTGATGTTTTCAGAGGCCTCCGAAGGCGGCGCTGCGGTCGAGCGTTTCCTCACCCACAACCGCGATGCCCTGGCCAGACTGGCCATGCACTTAAAGGCCAGTCCGCCCGCATCGGTCACCACCGTGGCGCGCGGCTCATCCGACCACGCCGCTACCTATGGCAAGTACCTGATCGAAACCCTGACCGGCGTGCCGACCTCAACCGCCGCCATGTCGATCTCGTCCATCTATGCCGCGCCGGTGGCCAAAGGCGATACCCTGTGCATCGCCATTTCGCAGTCGGGCCGCTCACCCGACCTGCTGGCGACCGTCGAAGCCCACCGCAAGGCCGGGGCCTATGTGGTGGCGCTGGTCAATGATGAGAAAAGCCCGCTCGCCGCTCTGGCCGATACGCTGCTGCCGCTGAAGGCCGGTGCGGAAAAATCGGTGGCCGCCACCAAATCCTATATCGCCTCACTGGCGGGCCTGGCCGCCATCGCCGCCGCCTGGGCCGGTGACGAAGCCCTGACGGAGGCGCTTTACGGCCTGCCTGACAAGCTGAAACAGGCGTTTGATCTCGATTGGTCGGCGGCCATTCCGGCGCTTTCCGGGGCGCGCAACCTGTTCGTGATCGGGCGCGGCTATGGCTATGCCGTGGCGCAGGAAGCGGCGCTGAAGCTGAAGGAAACCTGCGCGCTACACGCCGAATCATTCTCAAGCGCCGAGGTCAGGCACGGCCCGATGGCCATTGTCGGCGAAGGCTTTCCGGTGCTGGCTCTGGCCACCTCCGATGCGGCGGGCGATGGCGTGCGCGACGTGGCCGCCGAATTTGCCGAGCGCGGTGCCCATGTCCTGCTGGCCAATGCCGAAGGGGCCATCCCTGGCACCGTGCATCTGCCCGCCCTCATCGCCCATCCGGCGCTGGAGCCGATCCTGCTGATCCAGAGCTTCTACCGTCTGGCCAACAGCCTGTCGCTGACGCGCGGCCTTGACCCCGACAGCCCGCCCCACCTCAACAAGGTCACGAAAACCGTATGA
- a CDS encoding sugar MFS transporter: MPSQPAATAPAKTPWGSVLLFCMLFFVFGFVTWLNGPLISFVKLAFNLTDVEAFLVPSVFYLSYFFLALPSAFILRKTGMKHGMALGLLIMAIGAAGFGQFATMRIFPGALVSLFGIGMGVSLLQTASNPYISVLGPIESGAQRIAIMGLFNKGAGFIAPILVGTLILYGMKDFADQVAAAPTAAAREVLLNAFAARIHIPYLIMAGFLACLAVFTWFSPLPELGDSANPDSGKGSRFAYIQMLFGFLAIFFYVGAEVLVGDGITTYANGFNLPLDQTKFFTSGPLVGMIVGYIIGLIAIPRFISQEKYLTWSAVLGIVLAACAFFTKGYVSVGFVAALGLANAMMWPAIFPLGIRGLGKLTEFGSALLVMGIAGGSVIPQAFAHLKDAYGFQLVYAVLLILCYAYVLFFSVFAGRRGKQIVADRAAADL; this comes from the coding sequence ATGCCCAGCCAGCCCGCTGCCACCGCACCCGCAAAAACCCCGTGGGGATCGGTGCTTTTGTTCTGCATGTTGTTCTTTGTGTTCGGCTTCGTGACCTGGCTGAACGGCCCGTTGATCAGCTTCGTCAAGCTGGCCTTCAACCTGACCGATGTTGAGGCGTTTCTGGTGCCTTCGGTCTTCTATCTGTCCTATTTCTTCCTGGCCCTGCCCTCGGCCTTTATCCTGCGCAAAACCGGCATGAAGCACGGCATGGCGCTGGGCCTGCTGATCATGGCCATCGGGGCTGCGGGTTTTGGCCAGTTCGCCACCATGCGCATCTTCCCCGGCGCGCTGGTATCGCTGTTCGGCATCGGCATGGGGGTGTCGCTGCTGCAAACCGCCTCTAACCCTTATATTTCCGTGCTGGGGCCTATCGAATCGGGGGCGCAGCGCATCGCCATTATGGGCCTGTTCAATAAGGGTGCGGGCTTCATCGCCCCGATTCTGGTCGGCACGCTGATTCTGTACGGCATGAAGGATTTCGCCGATCAGGTGGCCGCTGCCCCCACCGCTGCCGCCAGGGAGGTTTTGCTGAACGCCTTCGCCGCCCGCATCCATATCCCCTATCTGATTATGGCAGGTTTTCTGGCCTGTCTGGCAGTCTTCACCTGGTTTTCGCCCCTGCCTGAACTGGGCGACAGCGCCAATCCCGATTCGGGCAAGGGCTCACGCTTTGCCTATATCCAGATGCTGTTCGGCTTTCTCGCCATCTTCTTCTATGTCGGGGCCGAGGTGCTGGTGGGCGACGGCATCACCACCTATGCCAATGGCTTCAACCTGCCGCTCGACCAGACCAAGTTCTTCACCTCCGGCCCGCTGGTCGGCATGATCGTCGGCTATATTATCGGCCTGATCGCCATTCCGCGCTTCATCAGCCAGGAAAAATACCTGACCTGGTCGGCGGTGCTCGGCATCGTGCTGGCGGCCTGCGCCTTTTTCACCAAGGGCTATGTCAGCGTCGGCTTCGTGGCGGCTCTGGGTCTGGCCAATGCCATGATGTGGCCCGCCATCTTCCCGCTCGGCATCCGGGGCCTGGGCAAGCTGACCGAGTTCGGCTCGGCCCTGCTGGTCATGGGCATTGCCGGTGGCTCGGTCATTCCGCAGGCCTTCGCCCACCTGAAGGACGCCTACGGTTTCCAGCTCGTCTATGCCGTCCTGCTCATCCTCTGTTACGCCTATGTTTTGTTCTTCAGCGTTTTCGCAGGCAGGCGCGGCAAACAGATCGTCGCCGACCGCGCTGCCGCCGACCTCTGA
- a CDS encoding UbiX family flavin prenyltransferase produces MDKLSSNQRLIVAISGASGAVYGISALRMLKRAGIESHLVISKAAALSLSAETDLSLSDVQGLADVVYRPGDIGAAVASGSFRTLGMLVAPCSIKTLSEITTGVTSSLISRAADVCLKERRRLVLMVRESPLHLGHLRSMAAVTEMGAIVAPPVPAFYTRPQSLDEMVDQSVARALDLFDIDTDMKRWGEDAHL; encoded by the coding sequence ATGGACAAATTATCATCTAATCAACGTCTTATTGTCGCCATAAGCGGCGCGTCCGGAGCGGTTTACGGCATCTCGGCCTTGCGGATGCTGAAACGAGCGGGCATTGAGTCGCATCTGGTGATTTCCAAGGCGGCGGCCCTGTCGCTGAGCGCAGAAACCGACCTCAGCCTCAGTGATGTGCAGGGGCTGGCCGATGTGGTCTATAGGCCGGGCGACATCGGCGCGGCGGTGGCTTCGGGTTCTTTCCGCACCCTGGGTATGCTGGTGGCCCCCTGCTCGATCAAGACCTTGAGCGAGATCACCACGGGGGTCACCTCATCGCTGATTTCACGCGCGGCCGATGTGTGCCTCAAAGAACGGCGCAGGCTGGTGCTGATGGTGCGCGAAAGTCCGCTGCACCTCGGCCATTTGCGCAGCATGGCAGCGGTGACCGAGATGGGCGCTATCGTGGCCCCGCCCGTGCCGGCCTTCTATACCCGCCCGCAAAGCCTTGACGAGATGGTGGATCAGAGCGTGGCGCGGGCTTTGGACTTGTTTGACATTGATACGGATATGAAACGCTGGGGCGAGGATGCCCATCTCTGA
- a CDS encoding TIGR02444 family protein, with protein MPISENGSENGSDDFWKWALKAYAAEGVAEACLDLQDAHDQCVPLLLWAAWAGPAAVDRAGAAALLARDWQVVILPLRAARRRLKTPVSEGDSAERVPLRAVVKAAELQAERALMTRLAALVEGADTQKSILNHELMSALRAVAGGWSESLPEAGLARLAQALMTGGFSGQA; from the coding sequence ATGCCCATCTCTGAAAATGGCTCTGAAAATGGCTCTGACGACTTTTGGAAATGGGCGCTGAAGGCCTATGCGGCGGAGGGTGTGGCCGAGGCCTGCCTCGATTTACAGGACGCCCATGATCAGTGCGTGCCGCTGCTGTTATGGGCGGCCTGGGCGGGGCCTGCGGCTGTCGATCGTGCCGGAGCCGCCGCTTTGCTGGCGCGCGACTGGCAGGTGGTGATTCTGCCGCTGCGGGCCGCCCGTCGCCGCCTGAAAACACCCGTAAGCGAGGGCGATTCTGCCGAAAGAGTACCGTTGCGCGCCGTGGTCAAGGCGGCGGAATTGCAGGCCGAACGCGCTTTGATGACGCGGCTGGCGGCGCTGGTCGAAGGTGCCGACACTCAAAAATCAATATTGAATCATGAGCTTATGTCGGCTTTGCGCGCGGTGGCGGGGGGCTGGAGCGAAAGCCTGCCCGAAGCCGGTCTGGCGCGGCTGGCGCAGGCGCTGATGACAGGGGGATTTTCTGGCCAAGCGTGA
- a CDS encoding GntR family transcriptional regulator → MSPPDTDVLTAPVSFADTVGRLAKDDPAPLYLQLQRVLRDAINSHHLRQDDAIPPERDLADDFDVSRITVRKAIDGLVSEGLLTRRRGAGTFVASRVEKSFSKLSSFSEDMLSRGRKPHSEWVSKTPGAVTPEESLSLGLSPGALVYRFQRIRYADGQTMALEYSTIPGYCLPALDLVVNSLYDALEKTGHRPVRALQRLRAVAFNAEQAERLGVKPGDPGLFIERRGFLADGRAAEFTQSWYRGDAYDVVAELNDIS, encoded by the coding sequence ATGAGCCCGCCCGATACCGATGTCCTGACCGCGCCCGTCTCGTTTGCCGATACGGTGGGCCGCCTTGCCAAGGACGACCCTGCCCCGCTCTATCTCCAGCTTCAGCGCGTGCTGCGCGACGCTATCAACAGCCACCATCTGCGTCAGGACGATGCCATTCCGCCCGAACGCGATCTGGCTGACGATTTCGACGTGTCGCGCATCACCGTGCGCAAGGCGATTGACGGACTGGTCAGTGAGGGCCTGCTGACGCGAAGGCGGGGTGCCGGCACCTTCGTTGCGTCGCGCGTTGAAAAAAGCTTCTCGAAACTGTCGTCCTTTTCCGAGGACATGCTGTCACGCGGGCGCAAACCCCATTCGGAATGGGTATCGAAAACGCCCGGCGCGGTGACGCCCGAAGAATCGCTGTCGCTCGGCCTGTCGCCCGGTGCGCTCGTCTATCGTTTCCAGCGCATCCGCTATGCCGATGGCCAGACGATGGCGCTCGAATATTCGACCATTCCCGGCTATTGCCTGCCCGCGCTCGATCTGGTCGTCAATTCTCTGTACGACGCGCTGGAAAAGACCGGCCATCGCCCGGTGCGCGCCCTGCAACGCCTGCGCGCCGTCGCCTTCAATGCCGAACAGGCCGAACGGCTGGGCGTCAAGCCCGGCGATCCGGGCCTGTTCATCGAACGCCGTGGGTTTCTGGCCGATGGCCGCGCCGCCGAATTCACCCAGTCCTGGTATCGCGGCGACGCCTATGATGTGGTCGCCGAACTAAACGACATCAGCTAA
- a CDS encoding DUF465 domain-containing protein — MTIEARVRELDHRHQSLKTIIAREERSPSVDSLYVKELKRKKLKLKEEIERIKVIMRQEHDQAVLQ; from the coding sequence ATGACTATCGAAGCGAGAGTTCGCGAACTCGACCATCGTCATCAATCCCTCAAAACCATCATTGCCCGCGAGGAACGCTCGCCCTCCGTTGACTCTCTATACGTAAAGGAGCTGAAGCGGAAGAAGCTTAAGCTCAAGGAAGAAATCGAACGGATCAAGGTGATCATGCGACAGGAACACGATCAGGCGGTACTCCAGTGA